The following are from one region of the Ochotona princeps isolate mOchPri1 chromosome 15, mOchPri1.hap1, whole genome shotgun sequence genome:
- the INHBE gene encoding inhibin beta E chain has protein sequence MGLPEGRLCLVLLWMLGWAQRTESECPSCGGPTLAPQAERALILQLAKQQILEGLHMTSRPRISHPLPRAALTAALRRLQPGSVAAGNREEIISFATVTGSSAAPCGSVLTFHLPTPRSHHLYRARLWLHALPTLPGTLNLKIFRGTPRRRHRGPRTLLAEHQVTLPGWQALTLPPSGLRGERSGVLRLQLDCRPPKDNNGTVVGAPRRRFLDTAGHQRPFLELKMRAGEPGVGRARRRTPTCEPATPLCCRRDHYVNFQELGWRDWILQPEGYQLNYCSGQCPPHLAGSPGIAASFHSAVFSLLKANNPWPAGTSCCVPTARRPLSLLYLDHKGNVVKTDVPDMVVEACGCS, from the exons ATGGGACTCCCAGAAGGCCGGCTCTGCCTGGTTCTGCTGTGGATGTTGGGGTGGGCACAGAGGACAGAATCAGAGTGCCCCTCCTGTGGGGGTCCCACCCTGGCCCCCCAGGCTGAACGAGCTCTGATCCTGCAACTAGCCAAGCAGCAAATCCTGGAAGGGCTACACATGACAAGCCGTCCCAGAATTTCTCATCCTTTACCCCGGGCAGCGCTGACCGCAGCCCTGCGAAGACTCCAGCCGGGGAGCGTGGCTGCTGGCAACAGGGAGGAGATCATCAGCTTTGCTACTGTCACAG ggtcctcagctgcaccTTGCGGCTCCGTGCTCACCTTCCACCTGCCCACGCCTCGATCCCACCACCTGTACCGTGCCCGCCTCTGGCTGCACGCTCTTCCCACCTTGCCTGGCACTCTTAACTTGAAGATTTTCCGAGGGACCCCGAGGAGGAGGCATCGGGGACCCCGCACCCTCCTGGCTGAGCACCAAGTGACTCTCCCAGGCTGGCAAGCCCTGACTCTGCCCCCTAGTGGCTTGAGGGGTGAAAGATCCGGGGTCCTGAGGCTCCAACTGGACTGCAGACCCCCGAAAGACAACAACGGCACAGTGGTTGGAGCCCCTAGGCGGCGCTTCCTGGATACCGCGGGACACCAGCGGCCCTTTCTGGAGCTGAAGATGCGGGCTGGGGAGCCTGGGGTAGGCAGGGCCAGGAGGAGAACTCCCACCTGTGAACCTGCCACTCCTCTGTGCTGCAGACGGGACCACTATGTGAACTTCCAGGAACTAGGATGGCGGGACTGGATCCTGCAGCCGGAGGGGTACCAGCTGAATTACTGCAGCGGGCAGTGCCCACCCCATCTGGCTGGCAGCCCGGGCATTGCTGCTTCCTTCCATTCGGCCGTCTTCAGCCTCCTCAAAGCTAATAATCCCTGGCCTGCGGGTACTTCCTGCTGTGTCCCCACTGCCCGAaggcctctttctctcctctaccTCGACCATAAGGGCAATGTGGTCAAGACAGATGTGCCAGATATGGTGGTGGAGGCTTGCGGCTGCAGCTAG
- the INHBC gene encoding inhibin beta C chain, with the protein MSLSLFLIFLCLTLATAATHRGGDQCPACGGPALDLESQRDLLLNLAKRSILNKLHLNQRPVLRRPVSRATLRTALQRLQESLWRAPLEDSRAQEYEIISFAETGLSNMNQTRLDFRFSNKTVAGVEVQQASLTFFVQLPLNTTRTPRMRVFVLSLRDTNLTWATQHLMEISASGWHQLLLGPEAQAACSQGHLSLELIPEGQVAQGSITLGGAAHKPFVAARVRVRGRHRIQRRGLDCQGGTRMCCRQAFFVDFREIGWHDWIIQPEGYVMNFCTGQCPLHVAGMPGITASFHTAVLNLLKANTAAGTAGRGSCCVPTAWRPLSLLYYDRDSNIVKTDIPDMVVEACGCS; encoded by the exons ATGAGCTTGTCATTGTTCCTGATCTTTCTGTGCCTGACTCTGGCTACAGCAGCCACTCACAGAGGTGGCGATCAATGTCCAGCCTGTGGGGGGCCTGCCTTGGACCTTGAGAGCCAGCGGGACTTGCTTCTCAACCTGGCCAAGAGAAGCATCTTGAACAAGCTGCACCTCAACCAGCGCCCGGTCCTGAGGCGGCCAGTGTCCCGAGCGACTCTGAGAACTGCCCTCCAGCGCCTCCAGGAGTCCCTATGGCGTGCACCTCTGGAGGACAGCAGGGCACAGGAGTATGAGATCATCAGCTTCGCTGAGACAG GCCTGTCCAACATGAACCAGACTCGTCTTGATTTCCGCTTCTCTAACAAAACGGTGGCTGGCGTGGAGGTCCAGCAGGCCAGCCTCACTTTCTTCGTGCAGCTCCCTCTCAATACCACCAGGACTCCAAGAATGAGGGTATTTGTGCTAAGCTTACGAGACACCAACCTCACTTGGGCTACCCAGCACCTGATGGAAATTAGTGCCAGTGGTTGGCACCAGCTCCTGCTGGGACCCGAGGCTCAAGCTGCTTGCAGTCAAGGGCACCTGTCGTTGGAATTGATACCTGAAGGCCAAGTCGCTCAGGGCTCTATCACCCTGGGTGGGGCTGCTCACAAGCCTTTCGTGGCAGCCCGAGTGAGAGTCAGGGGCAGACACCGGATCCAGCGACGAGGCCTCGACTGCCAGGGTGGGACCAGGATGTGCTGTCGACAAGCATTCTTTGTGGACTTCCGTGAAATTGGTTGGCATGACTGGATCATCCAACCTGAGGGCTACGTCATGAACTTCTGCACAGGACAGTGCCCACTGCATGTGGCAGGCATGCCTGGCATCACTGCCTCCTTTCACACTGCAGTGCTTAATTTGCTGAAGGCCAACACAGCGGCAGGCACCGCTGGCAGAGGCTCATGCTGTGTGCCCACAGCATGGCGGCCCCTGTCCCTGCTGTACTACGATAGGGACAGCAACATTGTCAAGACAGACATACCCGACATGGTGGTCGAGGCCTGTGGCTGCAGCTAG